From the genome of Suricata suricatta isolate VVHF042 chromosome 3, meerkat_22Aug2017_6uvM2_HiC, whole genome shotgun sequence, one region includes:
- the SERTAD4 gene encoding SERTA domain-containing protein 4: protein MTLVLSMNRFCEPIVSEGAAEIAGYQTLWEADSYGGPSPPGPAQAPLQGDRGAGPPLAGSHYRGISNPITTSKITYFKRKYVEEEDFHPPLSNCSHKTISIFEERAHILYMSLEKLKFIDDPEVYLRRSVLINNLMKRIHGEIIMQSNWCFPACSFNGPSAQEWFMAQDCPYRKRPRMAKEECEKFHACCFYQECGGHYLNVPLSVHASVGSASTTVPSSSSSSSSSPPLPLPSCSHQVDFDVGSAPIYKGDGQIPANEIFVTNVRSLGVQEKATVSDEKANHDTSRDGGPLSHEPVGSDLAFECKGQFYDYFETGYNEKSNVSESWKKSLRKKETSSSNKLCCSKGSKI from the exons ATGACTCTGGTTCTGTCCATGAATAGATTCTGCGAGCCCATTGTCTCGGAAGGAGCTGCTGAAATTGCTGGGTACCAGACACTATGGGAGGCTGACAGCTACGGAGGCCCAAGCCCCCCTGGGCCAGCACAGGCTCCTCTGCAGGGAGACCGGGGAGCCGGTCCCCCACTGGCAG GATCACATTACAGGGGAATTTCGAATCCTATAACAACATCCAAGATCACATACTTTAAGAGGAAGTATGTGGAAGAAGAGGATTTTCACCCACCGCTCAGCAACTGCAGCCataaa ACCATCTCAATTTTTGAGGAACGAGCCCACATCCTTTACATGTCATTAGAAAAGCTAAAGTTTATCGATGATCCTGAAGTGTATCTGCGAAGGTCCGTCCTGATCAACAATTTGATGAAAAGGATCCATGGAGAAATCATCATGCAGAGTAACTGGTGCTTTCCTGCCTGCTCTTTCAATGGCCCCTCTGCTCAAGAGTGGTTCATGGCTCAAGACTGTCCCTACCGAAAACGACCACGGATGGCCAAAGAGGAGTGTGAAAAGTTTCATGCCTGCTGCTTTTACCAAGAATGTGGCGGTCACTACCTAAATGTACCCCTTTCTGTCCATGCTAGCGTTGGAAGTGCCTCCACCactgtcccctcttcctcctcatcttcctcttcctctccccctctaccTTTACCGAGTTGTTCCCACCAGGTGGATTTTGACGTAGGCAGCGCACCTATTTACAAGGGTGATGGCCAGATCCCTGCCAATGAAATCTTTGTTACTAACGTCAGGTCGCTAGGTGTTCAGGAAAAGGCCACAGTAAGTGATGAGAAAGCAAATCATGACACCAGCAGGGATGGTGGCCCCTTAAGCCATGAACCTGTGGGAAGTGACCTGGCTTTTGAGTGCAAAGGccaattttatgattattttgagaCTGGATATAATGAGAAAAGCAATGTGAGCGAGTCTTGGAaaaaatctttaaggaaaaaggaaacttcaTCGAGTAACAAACTGTGCTGCAGCAAAGGGAGTAAAATATGA